In Zingiber officinale cultivar Zhangliang chromosome 6A, Zo_v1.1, whole genome shotgun sequence, a single genomic region encodes these proteins:
- the LOC121996777 gene encoding scar-like domain-containing protein WAVE 5 isoform X1 — MPTIRYEIRNEYGLADPELHRAADKDDPEAILEGVAMSGFAGVLRQLGDLAEFAAEIFHDLHEEVMGTAVRGHGLMLQVQQLEADFPAVEKAIFSQSSHSGFSYSNAGIDWHSNFHLDQNIITQGDMSRFILDSYEECRGPPRLFILDKFDTAGAGACLKRYSDPSFFKTELVSSSLMEAEKPREKKPRRTRTDKTLEFLLSPRANTDSKPASSVQVADKSATRFVRLKSRNLDDTNESKLSGLRKHLLQLHLDEQKIAFDSSQSSSNLNSNLIDSSVPTSLTRDTAMNMSENHSLVGDSCPTMNSKEESTRITAYELDGQKAEAKELSESVHRPIVGVPYTQRGYNLVDSRENSADSDIKSESSAYDNELSDIVRSTSQRVADHKLVRAELQLEGSTDGYRTEDIGSEQENFMDTPNSMESEVETHLINKGVPDIGALKKEGQEIDTYNSERVEEMLTQISEPDYTGPVRSNIMLISGMTNHTSNLDEVFTNQEAEDTQEPTLPHGEVANSADLVSDEASNMETFDDPTTLQPKEIINENWDSYDTCPVSDFININPEESSAPCLIPGNKSTSASNDAQLESDEIAKCFNGPPYQDPCLFERTRPEDHVDEDIHIVDQLSCPLTRSTLVEDLESEDSFSMTTIEEIQVPVDQEIKIFASKDAANSSIRRSILPVASDFVPDIYKDALHCGELLADVDDFHHPEELLSDASICVEGTDDLAQYHSTENSIIGCDSVLLISEEAKSSLVLSDEISKTKQENVVLKDSLPYDEVLLQTSTTNIGNSPETVNQHAETCPTQNISPLAHVISTISIADCATEIQSVLAIENIKVSIENGDGIESNFSMPTILQPQFDYFSGTEEPLESPKMNLGEEFQKSFEGNNEEKTPLCSSREIFSESVSNSIMLDDNLKFSKNFYLDRLQDAVGMPEQRTVHKNLTDETFASNDEANNKEPYLVHTEEALDQHLQLLEDSNDLASFYEHQPINHEMHPLNTVESLSSQSTLNMEDSPGLDPTASCSGLPVNNSSNANDTWLLGDIHETMPGGHVKAYPVLDDPYLNYRAQSEHSDSKCIAQGEHESVQGDMPLPTNSIFDFVSLSEEISAIPTGNGDVSTLQASEGGVSTVQISNGDVSSSQTSKEIASASQASNEVISSLQISDQEFYYLQDRKELYEANNFDVSTLQASNEEISTPQTSKEVVSIFQASNEEVSPLQVCNAEFSNSQARNAHYSTLEASNKESGSLHQKGECLELEIPIHYIELEDKPSEGPEPNFHALTNNVLLHMPASNSDENAKMDSQAHVSSEWNSEISAHHATYDISDMAFYPLSGSDVSAFESTSRISHQSQEGNSNSSFPSQNHEETPPSPPLPPLEWRSQKLSSLLPNQNPILALPRGDFFMSSSDSTPENPYLCYSNDRHLYLENEVVQSQSPFLVETSNLDDNHHILSLSSGLDMPQHGYVYSLERIQPTLFAFVPTKEGEMFGINPRSIRNRPRNPLIDAVVAHDRSKLRKVLEVARPSDEYKADQMDALLESNILQLRKVSELARPSDKPKSEEKDALLEQIRNKSYSLKPATVLWKPSHKSDSRNIRVVAILEKANAVRQAMVGSDEDDCEDNWSDC; from the exons ATGCCGACGATTCGGTACGAGATAAGGAACGAGTACGGGCTGGCGGATCCGGAGCTCCACCGGGCCGCTGACAAGGATGACCCCGAGGCCATCCTCGAAGGGGTCGCCATGTCTGGCTTCGCTGGCGTACTGCGACAGCTCGGGGATCTCGCGGA GTTTGCTGCAGAAATATTTCACGACTTGCATGAAGAGGTCATGGGTACTGCTGTTAGAGGGCATGGGTTGATGCTTCAAGTCCAGCAACTTGAAGCAGATTTCCCAGCAGTTGAGAAGGCTATTTTCTCTCAGTCTAGTCATTCAGGGTTTTCATACAGCAATG CAGGTATTGATTGGCACTCTAACTTTCATCTGGATCAGAACATCATCACTCAAGGGGATATGTCACGTTTTATCTTGGATTCTTATGAAGAATGCCGTGGCCCACCTCGGTTATTCATACTAGATAA GTTTGATACTGCTGGTGCAGGAGCTTGTTTGAAGAGGTACTCAGATCCATCTTTCTTTAAAACAGAATTAGTTTCCTCTAGCTTGATGGAAGCAGAGAAACCAAGAGAGAAAAAACCTCGGAGGACTAGG ACTGATAAAACGCTAGAATTTTTATTGTCACCACGTGCAAATACTGA TTCAAAGCCAGCAAGTTCAGTTCAGGTGGCTGATAAGTCTGCTACCAGATTTGTGAGGTTGAAATCAAGGAATTTGGATGATACCAATGAAAGTAAATTGAGTGGCTTAAGGAAGCATCTTCTTCAACTGCATTTGGATGAGCAGAAAATTGCTTTCGACAGTTCTCAAAgttcttcaaatttaaattcaaatctaattgattcaagtGTACCAACTTCTCTCACACGCGATACAGCTATGAATATGTCAGAAAATCATTCTCTAGTAGGAGATTCATGTCCTACCATGAACAGTAAAGAAGAATCGACTAGGATCACTGCATATGAACTAGATGGCCAGAAGGCGGAAGCTAAAGAACTTTCAGAATCAGTGCATAGGCCAATAGTGGGCGTACCTTATACTCAGAGAGGATATAATCTTGTGGACAGTAGGGAAAACTCAGCTGATTCTGACATTAAGTCAGAAAGCAGTGCCTATGACAATGAACTTAGTGATATAGTGAGAAGCACATCTCAGAGGGTGGCAGATCATAAGTTAGTGAGGGCTGAACTTCAGTTAGAAGGCAGTACTGATGGCTACAGGACTGAAGACATTGGTAGTGAGCAAGAAAATTTCATGGATACGCCCAACAGCATGGAATCAGAAGTTGAAacacatttaataaataaagGTGTACCAGATATTGGTGCTTTGAAAAAGGAAGGTCAGGAGATAGACACTTACAATAGTGAAAGAGTAGAGGAGATGCTCACTCAGATATCCGAACCTGATTATACTGGGCCAGTAAGATCTAACATTATGCTAATCAGTGGAATGACAAATCATACTAGTAACCTAGATGAAGTATTTACAAATCAAGAAGCAGAGGATACCCAGGAGCCTACTTTGCCACATGGTGAGGTTGCTAACTCTGCTGATTTAGTCTCTGATGAAGCCAGCAATATGGAGACATTTGATGATCCCACCACGTTGCAACCAAAAGAAATCATAAATGAAAACTGGGATTCTTATGATACTTGCCCTGTTTCtgatttcataaatattaatcctGAAGAAAGTTCTGCACCCTGTTTAATTCCTGGTAACAAAAGTACCTCAGCCAGTAACGATGCCCAATTAGAATCTGATGAGATTGCCAAATGCTTCAATG GTCCACCTTATCAAGATCCATGTTTATTTGAGAGAACTCGTCCAGAAGATCATGTGGATGAAGACATACATATAGTTGATCAGCTTTCCTGTCCATTAACTAGAAGCACTTTGGTGGAGGACCTTGAGAGTGAAGATTCATTCTCCATGACCACAATAGAAGAGATACAAGTTCCAGTGGATcaagaaataaaaatttttgCCTCCAAAGATGCAGCAAACAGTTCAATTCGAAGAAGCATCTTGCCAGTTGCCTCAGATTTTGTCCCTGACATCTACAAGGATGCTTTACATTGTGGCGAATTATTAGCAGATGTGGACGACTTTCATCATCCTGAAGAACTACTGAGTGATGCATCTATTTGTGTGGAAGGAACTGATGATCTAGCACAATACCATAGTACTGAAAACTCTATTATTGGATGTGACTCTGTGCTGCTAATTTCAGAAGAGGCAAAATCCAGTCTGGTCTTGTCTGATGAAATTTCCAAAACAAAGCAGGAGAACGTTGTTTTAAAAGATTCTCTTCCATATGATGAAGTTCTCCTTCAAACCTCAACTACAAACATAGGAAATTCCCCAGAGACAGTGAATCAACATGCAGAAACATGCCCAACCCAAAACATATCACCTCTGGCTCATGTTATTTCCACCATCAGCATTGCGGATTGTGCAACAGAAATACAATCTGTGCTTGCAATCGAAAACATAAAAGTTAGCATTGAGAATGGTGATGGGATAGAAAGCAATTTCTCGATGCCCACAATATTGCAACCCCAGTTTGACTATTTTTCGGGCACAGAGGAACCCTTGGAATCTCCCAAGATGAACTTGGGTGAGGAATTCCAAAAGTCCTTCGAGGGGAACAATGAAGAGAAGACACCTTTATGTTCTTCTAGAGAAATATTTTCCGAGAGTGTCAGTAATTCCATCATGCttgatgataatttaaaattctcAAAGAACTTTTATCTAGACCGATTGCAGGATGCTGTTGGAATGCCTGAACAACGTACTGTTCACAAAAACTTGACAGATGAAACTTTTGCATCCAATGATGAAGCTAATAACAAAGAACCTTACTTGGTTCATACAGAAGAAGCACTAGACCAGCATCTGCAGTTGCTAGAAGATAGTAATGATCTCGCATCCTTTTATGAGCATCAACCAATTAACCATGAAATGCATCCTTTGAACACGGTGGAATCTTTAAGTTCTCAAAGCACTTTGAACATGGAAGATTCTCCAGGATTAGACCCAACTGCTTCATGCTCTGGTTTGCCTgtgaataattcatctaatgcAAATGATACTTGGTTACTTGGTGATATTCATGAAACTATGCCGGGTGGCCATGTCAAAGCATATCCTGTTCTTGATGATCCATATCTAAATTATCGTGCTCAAAGTGAACATTCTGATTCAAAGTGTATAGCGCAAGGTGAACATGAAAGTGTACAAGGAGATATGCCCCTGCCAACCAACTCAATCTTTGATTTTGTAAGTTTATCTGAAGAAATTTCTGCCATTCCAACTGGCAATGGAGATGTCTCTACCTTGCAAGCTAGCGAAGGAGGTGTCTCTACCGTGCAAATTAGCAATGGAGATGTCTCTTCCTCTCAAACTAGCAAAGAAATTGCATCTGCCTCTCAAGCTAGCAATGAAGTCATCTCTAGCTTACAAATTAGTGACCAAGAATTCTATTATTTGCAAGATAGAAAAGAACTCTATGAAGCTAACAATTTTGATGTCTCTACCTTACAAGCTAGTAATGAAGAAATATCTACCCCACAAACTAGCAAAGAAGTTGTCTCTATCTTCCAAGCTAGCAATGAAGAAGTTTCGCCTTTACAAGTTTGCAATGCAGAATTCTCTAACTCACAAGCAAGAAATGCACATTACTCTACCTTAGAAGCTAGCAATAAAGAATCAGGATCCTTACATCAAAAAGGTGAATGCCTTGAACTGGAAATTCCAATTCATTATATTGAATTGGAAGATAAACCATCAGAAGGACCTGAACCAAATTTTCACGCCTTAACAAACAATGTGTTACTCCATATGCCAGCATCAAATTCGGATGAGAATGCAAAAATGGATTCACAGGCTCATGTTTCATCTGAGTGGAATTCAGAAATTTCTGCACACCATGCGACTTACGATATCTCTGATATGGCATTCTATCCCTTGTCAGGCTCCGATGTGAGTGCTTTTGAGAGTACATCCAGAATATCACACCAGTCTCAGGAAGGCAACTCAAATTCTTCCTTCCCTTCCCAGAATCATGAAGAAACACCACCCTCACCCCCACTTCCACCTCTTGAATGGAGATCTCAGAAGCTGTCTTCTCTGTTGCCCAACCAAAATCCAATTCTAGCTTTACCTAGGGGAGACTTTTTTATGTCATCATCAGACAGCACTCCAGAAAATCCATATCTTTGTTATTCCAACGATAGGCATCTATATTTGGAGAACGAAGTGGTTCAGTCTCAGAGCCCTTTCTTGGTTGAAACTAGCAACTTGGACGATAACCATCATATTCTGTCACTCTCTTCGGGGCTAGACATGCCCCAGCATGGCTATGTGTATTCTTTGGAAAGGATCCAGCCAACTTTATTTGCTTTTGTACCTACCAAAGAAGGTGAAATGTTTGGTATTAACCCTCGTTCCATTCGTAATCGCCCTAGAAATCCATTGATTGATGCTGTTGTTGCTCATGATAGAAGCAAG TTGAGAAAGGTGTTAGAGGTGGCTAGGCCTTCTGATGAGTACAAGGCAGATCAAATGGATGCATTACTAGAGTCCAATATTTTGCAGTTGAGGAAGGTATCGGAGCTCGCTAGGCCTTCTGACAAACCTAAATCAGAGGAGAAAGATGCATTATTAGAGCAGATAAGAAACAAG TCATACAGTCTGAAGCCAGCAACTGTTCTTTGGAAGCCAAGCCACAAGAGTGATTCAAGAAACATTAGAGTTGTGGCCATCTTAGAGAAAGCAAATGCAGTTCGCCAG GCAATGGTCGGAAGCGACGAAGATGATTGTGAAGATAATTGGAGTGACTGCTGA
- the LOC121996777 gene encoding scar-like domain-containing protein WAVE 5 isoform X2, translating into MPTIRYEIRNEYGLADPELHRAADKDDPEAILEGVAMSGFAGVLRQLGDLAEFAAEIFHDLHEEVMGTAVRGHGLMLQVQQLEADFPAVEKAIFSQSSHSGFSYSNGIDWHSNFHLDQNIITQGDMSRFILDSYEECRGPPRLFILDKFDTAGAGACLKRYSDPSFFKTELVSSSLMEAEKPREKKPRRTRTDKTLEFLLSPRANTDSKPASSVQVADKSATRFVRLKSRNLDDTNESKLSGLRKHLLQLHLDEQKIAFDSSQSSSNLNSNLIDSSVPTSLTRDTAMNMSENHSLVGDSCPTMNSKEESTRITAYELDGQKAEAKELSESVHRPIVGVPYTQRGYNLVDSRENSADSDIKSESSAYDNELSDIVRSTSQRVADHKLVRAELQLEGSTDGYRTEDIGSEQENFMDTPNSMESEVETHLINKGVPDIGALKKEGQEIDTYNSERVEEMLTQISEPDYTGPVRSNIMLISGMTNHTSNLDEVFTNQEAEDTQEPTLPHGEVANSADLVSDEASNMETFDDPTTLQPKEIINENWDSYDTCPVSDFININPEESSAPCLIPGNKSTSASNDAQLESDEIAKCFNGPPYQDPCLFERTRPEDHVDEDIHIVDQLSCPLTRSTLVEDLESEDSFSMTTIEEIQVPVDQEIKIFASKDAANSSIRRSILPVASDFVPDIYKDALHCGELLADVDDFHHPEELLSDASICVEGTDDLAQYHSTENSIIGCDSVLLISEEAKSSLVLSDEISKTKQENVVLKDSLPYDEVLLQTSTTNIGNSPETVNQHAETCPTQNISPLAHVISTISIADCATEIQSVLAIENIKVSIENGDGIESNFSMPTILQPQFDYFSGTEEPLESPKMNLGEEFQKSFEGNNEEKTPLCSSREIFSESVSNSIMLDDNLKFSKNFYLDRLQDAVGMPEQRTVHKNLTDETFASNDEANNKEPYLVHTEEALDQHLQLLEDSNDLASFYEHQPINHEMHPLNTVESLSSQSTLNMEDSPGLDPTASCSGLPVNNSSNANDTWLLGDIHETMPGGHVKAYPVLDDPYLNYRAQSEHSDSKCIAQGEHESVQGDMPLPTNSIFDFVSLSEEISAIPTGNGDVSTLQASEGGVSTVQISNGDVSSSQTSKEIASASQASNEVISSLQISDQEFYYLQDRKELYEANNFDVSTLQASNEEISTPQTSKEVVSIFQASNEEVSPLQVCNAEFSNSQARNAHYSTLEASNKESGSLHQKGECLELEIPIHYIELEDKPSEGPEPNFHALTNNVLLHMPASNSDENAKMDSQAHVSSEWNSEISAHHATYDISDMAFYPLSGSDVSAFESTSRISHQSQEGNSNSSFPSQNHEETPPSPPLPPLEWRSQKLSSLLPNQNPILALPRGDFFMSSSDSTPENPYLCYSNDRHLYLENEVVQSQSPFLVETSNLDDNHHILSLSSGLDMPQHGYVYSLERIQPTLFAFVPTKEGEMFGINPRSIRNRPRNPLIDAVVAHDRSKLRKVLEVARPSDEYKADQMDALLESNILQLRKVSELARPSDKPKSEEKDALLEQIRNKSYSLKPATVLWKPSHKSDSRNIRVVAILEKANAVRQAMVGSDEDDCEDNWSDC; encoded by the exons ATGCCGACGATTCGGTACGAGATAAGGAACGAGTACGGGCTGGCGGATCCGGAGCTCCACCGGGCCGCTGACAAGGATGACCCCGAGGCCATCCTCGAAGGGGTCGCCATGTCTGGCTTCGCTGGCGTACTGCGACAGCTCGGGGATCTCGCGGA GTTTGCTGCAGAAATATTTCACGACTTGCATGAAGAGGTCATGGGTACTGCTGTTAGAGGGCATGGGTTGATGCTTCAAGTCCAGCAACTTGAAGCAGATTTCCCAGCAGTTGAGAAGGCTATTTTCTCTCAGTCTAGTCATTCAGGGTTTTCATACAGCAATG GTATTGATTGGCACTCTAACTTTCATCTGGATCAGAACATCATCACTCAAGGGGATATGTCACGTTTTATCTTGGATTCTTATGAAGAATGCCGTGGCCCACCTCGGTTATTCATACTAGATAA GTTTGATACTGCTGGTGCAGGAGCTTGTTTGAAGAGGTACTCAGATCCATCTTTCTTTAAAACAGAATTAGTTTCCTCTAGCTTGATGGAAGCAGAGAAACCAAGAGAGAAAAAACCTCGGAGGACTAGG ACTGATAAAACGCTAGAATTTTTATTGTCACCACGTGCAAATACTGA TTCAAAGCCAGCAAGTTCAGTTCAGGTGGCTGATAAGTCTGCTACCAGATTTGTGAGGTTGAAATCAAGGAATTTGGATGATACCAATGAAAGTAAATTGAGTGGCTTAAGGAAGCATCTTCTTCAACTGCATTTGGATGAGCAGAAAATTGCTTTCGACAGTTCTCAAAgttcttcaaatttaaattcaaatctaattgattcaagtGTACCAACTTCTCTCACACGCGATACAGCTATGAATATGTCAGAAAATCATTCTCTAGTAGGAGATTCATGTCCTACCATGAACAGTAAAGAAGAATCGACTAGGATCACTGCATATGAACTAGATGGCCAGAAGGCGGAAGCTAAAGAACTTTCAGAATCAGTGCATAGGCCAATAGTGGGCGTACCTTATACTCAGAGAGGATATAATCTTGTGGACAGTAGGGAAAACTCAGCTGATTCTGACATTAAGTCAGAAAGCAGTGCCTATGACAATGAACTTAGTGATATAGTGAGAAGCACATCTCAGAGGGTGGCAGATCATAAGTTAGTGAGGGCTGAACTTCAGTTAGAAGGCAGTACTGATGGCTACAGGACTGAAGACATTGGTAGTGAGCAAGAAAATTTCATGGATACGCCCAACAGCATGGAATCAGAAGTTGAAacacatttaataaataaagGTGTACCAGATATTGGTGCTTTGAAAAAGGAAGGTCAGGAGATAGACACTTACAATAGTGAAAGAGTAGAGGAGATGCTCACTCAGATATCCGAACCTGATTATACTGGGCCAGTAAGATCTAACATTATGCTAATCAGTGGAATGACAAATCATACTAGTAACCTAGATGAAGTATTTACAAATCAAGAAGCAGAGGATACCCAGGAGCCTACTTTGCCACATGGTGAGGTTGCTAACTCTGCTGATTTAGTCTCTGATGAAGCCAGCAATATGGAGACATTTGATGATCCCACCACGTTGCAACCAAAAGAAATCATAAATGAAAACTGGGATTCTTATGATACTTGCCCTGTTTCtgatttcataaatattaatcctGAAGAAAGTTCTGCACCCTGTTTAATTCCTGGTAACAAAAGTACCTCAGCCAGTAACGATGCCCAATTAGAATCTGATGAGATTGCCAAATGCTTCAATG GTCCACCTTATCAAGATCCATGTTTATTTGAGAGAACTCGTCCAGAAGATCATGTGGATGAAGACATACATATAGTTGATCAGCTTTCCTGTCCATTAACTAGAAGCACTTTGGTGGAGGACCTTGAGAGTGAAGATTCATTCTCCATGACCACAATAGAAGAGATACAAGTTCCAGTGGATcaagaaataaaaatttttgCCTCCAAAGATGCAGCAAACAGTTCAATTCGAAGAAGCATCTTGCCAGTTGCCTCAGATTTTGTCCCTGACATCTACAAGGATGCTTTACATTGTGGCGAATTATTAGCAGATGTGGACGACTTTCATCATCCTGAAGAACTACTGAGTGATGCATCTATTTGTGTGGAAGGAACTGATGATCTAGCACAATACCATAGTACTGAAAACTCTATTATTGGATGTGACTCTGTGCTGCTAATTTCAGAAGAGGCAAAATCCAGTCTGGTCTTGTCTGATGAAATTTCCAAAACAAAGCAGGAGAACGTTGTTTTAAAAGATTCTCTTCCATATGATGAAGTTCTCCTTCAAACCTCAACTACAAACATAGGAAATTCCCCAGAGACAGTGAATCAACATGCAGAAACATGCCCAACCCAAAACATATCACCTCTGGCTCATGTTATTTCCACCATCAGCATTGCGGATTGTGCAACAGAAATACAATCTGTGCTTGCAATCGAAAACATAAAAGTTAGCATTGAGAATGGTGATGGGATAGAAAGCAATTTCTCGATGCCCACAATATTGCAACCCCAGTTTGACTATTTTTCGGGCACAGAGGAACCCTTGGAATCTCCCAAGATGAACTTGGGTGAGGAATTCCAAAAGTCCTTCGAGGGGAACAATGAAGAGAAGACACCTTTATGTTCTTCTAGAGAAATATTTTCCGAGAGTGTCAGTAATTCCATCATGCttgatgataatttaaaattctcAAAGAACTTTTATCTAGACCGATTGCAGGATGCTGTTGGAATGCCTGAACAACGTACTGTTCACAAAAACTTGACAGATGAAACTTTTGCATCCAATGATGAAGCTAATAACAAAGAACCTTACTTGGTTCATACAGAAGAAGCACTAGACCAGCATCTGCAGTTGCTAGAAGATAGTAATGATCTCGCATCCTTTTATGAGCATCAACCAATTAACCATGAAATGCATCCTTTGAACACGGTGGAATCTTTAAGTTCTCAAAGCACTTTGAACATGGAAGATTCTCCAGGATTAGACCCAACTGCTTCATGCTCTGGTTTGCCTgtgaataattcatctaatgcAAATGATACTTGGTTACTTGGTGATATTCATGAAACTATGCCGGGTGGCCATGTCAAAGCATATCCTGTTCTTGATGATCCATATCTAAATTATCGTGCTCAAAGTGAACATTCTGATTCAAAGTGTATAGCGCAAGGTGAACATGAAAGTGTACAAGGAGATATGCCCCTGCCAACCAACTCAATCTTTGATTTTGTAAGTTTATCTGAAGAAATTTCTGCCATTCCAACTGGCAATGGAGATGTCTCTACCTTGCAAGCTAGCGAAGGAGGTGTCTCTACCGTGCAAATTAGCAATGGAGATGTCTCTTCCTCTCAAACTAGCAAAGAAATTGCATCTGCCTCTCAAGCTAGCAATGAAGTCATCTCTAGCTTACAAATTAGTGACCAAGAATTCTATTATTTGCAAGATAGAAAAGAACTCTATGAAGCTAACAATTTTGATGTCTCTACCTTACAAGCTAGTAATGAAGAAATATCTACCCCACAAACTAGCAAAGAAGTTGTCTCTATCTTCCAAGCTAGCAATGAAGAAGTTTCGCCTTTACAAGTTTGCAATGCAGAATTCTCTAACTCACAAGCAAGAAATGCACATTACTCTACCTTAGAAGCTAGCAATAAAGAATCAGGATCCTTACATCAAAAAGGTGAATGCCTTGAACTGGAAATTCCAATTCATTATATTGAATTGGAAGATAAACCATCAGAAGGACCTGAACCAAATTTTCACGCCTTAACAAACAATGTGTTACTCCATATGCCAGCATCAAATTCGGATGAGAATGCAAAAATGGATTCACAGGCTCATGTTTCATCTGAGTGGAATTCAGAAATTTCTGCACACCATGCGACTTACGATATCTCTGATATGGCATTCTATCCCTTGTCAGGCTCCGATGTGAGTGCTTTTGAGAGTACATCCAGAATATCACACCAGTCTCAGGAAGGCAACTCAAATTCTTCCTTCCCTTCCCAGAATCATGAAGAAACACCACCCTCACCCCCACTTCCACCTCTTGAATGGAGATCTCAGAAGCTGTCTTCTCTGTTGCCCAACCAAAATCCAATTCTAGCTTTACCTAGGGGAGACTTTTTTATGTCATCATCAGACAGCACTCCAGAAAATCCATATCTTTGTTATTCCAACGATAGGCATCTATATTTGGAGAACGAAGTGGTTCAGTCTCAGAGCCCTTTCTTGGTTGAAACTAGCAACTTGGACGATAACCATCATATTCTGTCACTCTCTTCGGGGCTAGACATGCCCCAGCATGGCTATGTGTATTCTTTGGAAAGGATCCAGCCAACTTTATTTGCTTTTGTACCTACCAAAGAAGGTGAAATGTTTGGTATTAACCCTCGTTCCATTCGTAATCGCCCTAGAAATCCATTGATTGATGCTGTTGTTGCTCATGATAGAAGCAAG TTGAGAAAGGTGTTAGAGGTGGCTAGGCCTTCTGATGAGTACAAGGCAGATCAAATGGATGCATTACTAGAGTCCAATATTTTGCAGTTGAGGAAGGTATCGGAGCTCGCTAGGCCTTCTGACAAACCTAAATCAGAGGAGAAAGATGCATTATTAGAGCAGATAAGAAACAAG TCATACAGTCTGAAGCCAGCAACTGTTCTTTGGAAGCCAAGCCACAAGAGTGATTCAAGAAACATTAGAGTTGTGGCCATCTTAGAGAAAGCAAATGCAGTTCGCCAG GCAATGGTCGGAAGCGACGAAGATGATTGTGAAGATAATTGGAGTGACTGCTGA